In Mustela lutreola isolate mMusLut2 chromosome 4, mMusLut2.pri, whole genome shotgun sequence, the genomic stretch TCCAGGAACACCGCTGCCTGTGTGCATAGAAATGTTGCCCGTAAACACATAAGATCAGAGGAAGGTGTTTCAGAGTGGTCTGTCCTTGAATTACAACAAGCGTCCATAATGCATACTCAAGAGctctctctgcatctccccaCCTACtagtatttatttaagaaagaagcTCTActtgtttttaacatttctctTATTCCCTACTTACGTATCCCATTTAGGGGAATAGTTCTTAGAACATAGCCTTGATGTGAAGGGTGAAACTTGAGTTAATAAAGTGCAAATACAAGGGAAAAATGTTAAGCTGCAATTTCTAAAACCAGAGTTCATGGGGCATAAATTCATCTCAGACACCGCGTGATCTAAACAGCCAGTTTGGTCTGAAAACCAGTTCTGCGTGTTCAACCTAGGTCCTCTGCTGCTGTGTACAACgtttcagagagagaaaagcatccAGAAGTGGGGTGTCAAGTTCTTCGTTTCCTTAAGCGAAAAACCTCCTgcaatttttctaaatatttgtttaactCTGTTTAAGTTTATTCATCCTTTTGAAAAGGCACCAAGTAAATTTATGAAACAATTTCATTGTATAGCTGGTATTGAAGAAAttagaacagaattttttttcatagtatttcATAGGAGGAAAGGACACTTTCAGGCATCGTGATTGTACAAATATGATCTTTCACAGGTCAGTTTTATTAGAGTTGACAGTAAAATTAAAGACCAAGTTTTTCGGGTTTGTGGAAATGTTGAAGGGATTTGTGTAAAGTTGCTATGCACTCGTTATGTTGGGGGCTGGTGGTTAATTTTTACACCTGGCTACTCATGCCAGATGCAGTTATGGTATGTGTTATTGGTCAGTGTTTTCTAAACAATTTTAAGGGAACAACCCAATCATGCCCTTTACCCCATTTCTCCACTGAAcccccagggagagggagagagagagagagagggaaaagagaagagaggtcTTCTTGTTTGTCACCATCTTGACTGGGTAACTGTAGTCATCAACATACCCCTGAGACAGTGGGCAAGGAGGAAAATCAGACCTTCTGCCATAGGCCAGGCTACTTCTCATCCACTCTCCACAGGAAAATCAGAGTTGGGAATTCATTCTCAAATGAGGGTGGGAGGGAGTTGCCTGAGTTAGATTATATGGCAAACAGTGGACGGTGATATCACTTGGAAGGTGAAACCACCGTTGCTTACTTTCAGGATCTGGTTTTATGGGGTCACAACTTGAcaagtgcctttttaaaaagcgAGGCTCATTTGGGgcaacttggtggctcagtggttaagcctctgcctccggctcaggtcatgatctcagggtcctgggattgagccccacatcgggctctctgctcagcagggagcctgcttcctcctctctctctgcctgcctctctgactacttgtgatctctgtaaaataaataaataaataaaaaccttttaaaaaatcgaggctcaaggcgcctgggtggctcagtgggttaagccgctgccttcggctcaggtcatgatctcagggtcctgggatcaagtcccgcgtcgggctctctgctcagcggggagcctgcttccttctctctctctctctgcctacctctcagtgtacttgtaatttctctctgtcaaataaataaataaaatctttaaaaaaaaaaaaaaagccaggctcATTTTACTTGGATTTTGAAGTCCGCTTCCTTTGTGAGTAACTGAAGGAAGCTCTGTTCTTgcctaagagttttttttttttttttttacattattttccccCCACTCCTGTGCTCACCAGTGACTGCTAAATATAAGGACCTTGGGAGATAAAAGAAGCTACTTGGGATTATTGAATGCCTGAAACACACAAAACCCAGAGCAGAGCTAAACACTGTAGATGATTGAGGACAGCAGTCCTCAAGCAGGTGAAAATAGTTTAACCATTTTGCTCACCATGTAAATGACTCACAGATGATTTATGTTACCAACTTTTTCTAAATTACCCTTTCCCCTCCTCAGGTGTGGGGCCTCCAGTAGGAcccacagaaaaaaagaatgataaaacattcttttcttcgtgtggtaaaatacacatagtataaaatgtatcattttgactattttttaaatgtgtaatacagtgtcattaagtacattcactttGTGGCCCAACCATTATCCCCCAGgagctttttcatcttcccaagctGACAGTATGCACCTGGCAAATAATCCCCCCACCTccatttcctcccctccccctcccctccctctcttccattAGCCCCTGACAACTACTGTTCTCCTTTGTGTCTGTGAATCTGACTCTTCCAGATCCCTCAGGTAAGTGGAAACAAAGTGTTTGTCCTTATgtgactgctttcttttttcacttagcatagtgttttcaaggttcatccatattataACAGGTGTCAGAATGTCCTTTCTTTTAAGGGCTGAATACTGTCCTGTCGTTGGCGTTCGCCATATTTTGTTGATGCACTCAGCAAGCGATGGAGTTTGGGTTGCTTTCACCTCCTGGCTCTTGTGATTCGTGCTGCTCTGAACGTGAATGCACGGATAGAgctttcctgctttcaggggtTTTGGGTACATGctcagaagtggaattcctggattGTATGGTTATTCGTTGCTAAAGTTCTTGAGCAACcatcatattgttttccacagtggctgtaccattttgtattcccaatGTGTTACCAACATTTTTCTTCAGTGGTTTGGAATAATGCTCTCTAGACCTACAGCTTTCTCCGAGTTCTGTGTGGTTGGAGAAATAGTCAAGGTATGCTTTCCCTTCAGTTTATTTGAATACAAAGGAAAGATTGTGAGATGACAAGAACAAACGGGCTTTGCTAATAACTCCGCAAGCTTCAAGCAGAATTTCCTCCCTTTGCACCTTCATTTCTCATTCTGACCGGTGTGTGCACACAGTTCCCGGAGCTACAGTTACAGCACAGAAATACCTACATTCTGGCTCACTTACTCTTTGTTTCTTCACAATGTTTATGTTTATAGATGAGAACAGACTGCGCTTTGTGTGAAAACACTATGTAACCACTATATTTGATAGTTGCCATTTCTTTTAAGTATGTTTAAATAATGTTGCCATTGACATCTTCACAGAACTTTGTTTCTCGTGAATGATTTCCTGATTTGCATTAGGACAAATTCTCAGAAGTAGAGGAGACCATGACTCTGTTTAACACTTTTCTAAGGGAGATTCATCTTCCTTGAGACCTTAACATTTGACTTCCCAGAGATGtatttatatcttaaaaattatatatgttgttaaaataacattttgtcattcaacaaattttaagGACTTAATCTTATTATCAGCCCAATAAAaaagccaatttttaaatttttattttgctgtactATAGAGGAAACCTGAACATCTTAGAATCTGTCattcaaaatatttgtatatattgggacacttcggtggctcagtgggttaagcctctctgcctttggctcaagtcatgatcacagggtcctctgatcgagccccacatcaggctctctgctcagcagggagcgtgcttcctcctatttctccgcctgcctctctgcctacttgtgatctctgtctctctgtgtgtcaaataaataaataaaatctttaaaaaaaatgtatataagtgaaaatgcttttttccccttcattaaCTCTGAGAACTTTCTGAATAGGATATTTAACTTTTTCTAAACATATGTACCCACTTGTAAGAAGAGAGCCCAATCCCTCTGCCGATATTTTTACTGAGGATTTGTATGTCATTACATCAGCCATATGTGCACAGAACTATTAGTTAGTACATAGATTTTTGATAGTactgtgaaagagaaaagaatttaaaatgtatattctgccCTGGAAAAGATAATGATGCCAAAGAAAAGTTTGTCAAGACAAGAAGTAGCTATTCAATATCTCAATACTCAAAGCATCGTGCAGCCCACCACAGCCATTTGTGGACCAAAGAAGTCAGCAGGGCTGGGTAAAAAAGCAATTCCATGTAACAATGAATGTGATATTAAATATGTAGTGAAGAAATTAATACACAGTTCTAATTTTTGTCATTCAGAATCAAGAGTTGAAAGTAGCAAAAGCTGCTCCCCTATTCGATGCCACTACTTCTCTCAACTTCAAAGGTAAGACCTCTGACCTCTGCTCTGTAGACATGATGTCATtaccctttgctcttcttccaGCTAGTCACATTTTGGTGAAGAGGGGAACAACTCAGCTAAATTTATCCTAGGACAGTGCTCTAAAATCTTGAGAGACCAAATGTACTGTAAGATGAATTCTTAGGATTTCTTTAGGCTACGTTCATGGGTACAGATGTTCTTTGAATGACCTTTTCACTAAATTAGGGCTCTGATAGAGAAAGCTATCTGTAAAGACTTACCCTGAGAGGGTTCAGTTGTAcaaaatctaattaaaattaattcttgAAGTGAAGTGTATACCTAGGAGTTTCCAGTCAGGGTAGGAAGGGCTGTCTCCAAGGAGGTACCTGATCTTGGGGTGCATTTCTACACATTCTTTTGCACTAACACATCTTCTATTTTGATACTTCTGTTGACTAAGCTCATGCCTACTTCTCGTCACCCACTGAGAAACTCTATAGTGAAGTGATTACTTTGACTTTGGTCTTCATTACTTCCAGTTAAGTCTGTTTTGTCTCCTCTTTGAACATTTCATGTGTACAAAAGTCCTGTTGGGTGAATGAACTGAATAGCTTTTCTCCGAAGGACTAAGTTAGGGGTGACAACAACAGTCTGAATACCTCaaaaggatttaattttttttttaaaaaaagcatggcTTACTATGCTAGTATGCAATATTATTTTCATACAGGTGTACTTGagaccagatttttaaaaaatatctgttgtAACAATAACCATAATCTAATCAGCATGTCCATCAGTCTGCCTGCATTCTCCAAAGTCTTCTAGGATCTCCTCTTGATCCAAGTCTCAGGGCCGGACACAGAGGGAAAAGCTTGCAGATGTTTTTTCTCTACAATTCAGTCTTCAGCAGCTTGAGAGCTTTCTTCATGTTGTCGAGCACTAACAGGGAAAAAGTTGCCAAGGTCAAGATATCGCCAGAATTATACCCATAGCTCTAGTAAACCCCTAAACTTGAATTATTGAATGGGGCGCTATTTCATGATAGGGTGTATTGTTGGTaattttgttaaacatttttttctgaaagtatgTGACATGGCTTTTACTACAATCCAGTTTTCTCCCAATATTTCTCACACGTCTTTTCTACCAAAGCACTGTGATATTACCCGTGCCAGATATGTGCTTTTAAAGAGCTCAAAGTCTTATTTCTATAAGACTGGCCATTATCTTGAGAAGGGCTAGTACTTGGAATGTGCTTCCCTGGTCCTCCCCGCACCCACCGGAGGCATTTCTAATGGACCATGAGCATCTTTGCTGCTGCCCAGATGCAGCCTCTAGGCTTCCCCAGCACACTGTTGGAGGTCGTGCCACTCAACAGGTATTTTTGTGATGAACAAAAATATTCAGTGCCTGTGCATTGAGAACAAACAGTGGTTAGTGTGCCTGctgaattgaattttaaattttaattaacatgaTGTTAAAGAGCTACATGGAGCTCATGGCTCACATATTGGGCAGTACAGTTCCAGGCCCCCTAGTCACTGAGCTGAATTGGTTCTTAGGACAAACCCAATTGTCTTCCCAGAAGGACTCATTATTAACCACAACAGGTACAGTCTCCTATTGAGGTGCTCTGTCTGCTCTGAgtttaacttttttcctttccattttttggcaACTCTGGGGATAGTGAGTATCTTGCCAGCTCCTGGGAACCATCTTTCCTACTGatctttaaaattgaatttaaactcAGCATCACCAAATGGACCATATcattttactttcattatttggaaaaaatactgAAGGCCTGAAGATTCCTATTACTTGTGTAATAGGACAGTTACTGTATTGCACTTGATTCTGTCGTAGGACTCTTTACGACAGGGTGCCTGAGGAAACCTTGAGAATCAGGTAATACGGTTATAGAATCctcccagagaaaaagaaaccttgagAAGCAGGTAATATGGTTATAGAATCCTCCCAGAGAAAAAGATACCCAATCAAAAGACTCTTTCACAAATTATTCACTTAAATAAATGAGACCAAAGTGAAAATGATTTGCCTGAGGGCACAAGGCTAGTTGGGGTCACACTGATTCTCTGCATGTCTGAGcccagcttccttcctcctcatcGTGGACTGTAAGTGCAACAGCAAGACACGTTCACGGGAGGCGACACTTACATAGAGCTGTATCTGAAGGCTCATAAGCGTAGAGACGATTTGAGTATCTTCCAGTGATGTCAGCTCTAACTGTCAGGGATGGGTCTACAATGAAAAAGCAAATGGGAATGGAATCAACGTTTCCAAGGAAGCTCTGTTGCGCGAGGAAGCCCACGTACTTGTCCATGGCCAATGAAAGGAACACAGCGTGTGATCACCCTCATGAAGGTCTAGTCCATCTACTTGGCAACCCAGACTGTGGCTGCCAGTCCCCAAAGCAGGGCCCAGAGCCCCCGACAGCTGCACAATGCTATTTGTAGCCAAGGTTATGAACCCTGCTATCCTATCTATAGCAACCTGAAAACAGAAGAAGACATACTGGCAGGGGGATGTTGGGTGCTTTGGTGAAAACCCTGGCATTCTATACTAAGGCATTTTGAACTTTTGAAATGCTTATGTTGTAATCACAGCCTGTTACCAGGAGCAACCTAGCTAATTAGAAACCAACTTACAATGCTAGTTCTCGAAATAAAAGgttgtttttaatgaataaaagaatgcaaACCATTAATGGCAGCAAAGTTCAAATAAGCATGTAGGGCCCCtctctgttttttacttttttgtgatctagctgtatttaaaaaacaaagatttaggAGTCTTCCTTTATGCATACCTATGATAGTCCTTAgtgttttaaatccatttttccatgttttatatttattttgaagttatcCACTTATGGGAaaagaaggcatttttaaaataaggcataTCGATAAGGGAGGTACTAGGATCTATGCAGACCTAGAAACCTTCTCTTGTCAGAGAGGTTTGAAAAGGCCCAAAGAGCATGTCCTGAAAATCAGATGGTGGAGGCACGTGAGACCCAGTTGGCTGTGTGCACAGTCTGGCCCTGGTACTTAAGCGGATGATCTGTCATTTCAGAATGTTGAAATGGGCCCCACTGATGTTAATGACAAGAAGCAGacatttatttgttcaacaaagACTTAAAACCTATTATACTTCTGCTAGTGCAGAGGATACAAACACACGGTCTACTCTTTGCGATAAATTAACATAAGAAAAGCTTTTGAAACACCCAACCCTAGACTCACAAAGCTGCCCCCCTGAACCACCTGAAGAGCTTTAAGAAATACCTCCTGCCTCCCATTCCCAGcaggattctgatttaattggtttgAGGTGTGGCCCCGCAGcttgtttttctaaaatcttccaggtgattctaatctGGAGCCGGTGTCCACGCTCCTGAGCTCTAGTTGGTTCTTTTGGAAGGCATGGAATGTGGGTTACAATGCCCTTAGACAGGAATAAATGCTATAAAAAGAACTCTAGCGCAAAGTGTCACAAGATGACCCATAAAGTCCCAATTTAAACGTTCTCAATTTTCTAAATCCTCACGTAACTGAGTGTATAAAATTAGCTTGAGTTCAGCCCTCCTGCTTTTCACTCCTTCACGTGTTCCTCTCCCCTGTCCTGTGCATTTAGTGTGGACTTGGCTGgattccagccccagccccgaACCACTTGATCAGTGTGAGTTCTGCTGTGTGATGGATTTATTTATGCATGGTCAGAAGAAAATCACGCAACCCCAGCCACAAAGAGCTATAGTCCTACAGGGGAAAATAGATACTGAACAATCACCCCCGGgatgcccgagtggctcagtgggttaagccattgcctttagctaaggtcatgatcctagggtcctggaatcgagtcccacatcaggctccttgctcagtggggagcctgcttctctctctgcctctgcctgcaactctgcctgcttctgcatgatctcactctctgacaaataaataaataaaatcttaaacaaacaaacaaataccatGACCCcataaatgcaaaattataacTGAGGGAAGAATGACTGCTGAGAGGAACATGGTGCCACATGGGCACATGGTGTTAGTTGTGCCAGGTCAGCGAGCAACTGTGATGACAAGGTGCATGGGGGAAGCAGGAAAAGCTTTCCAGCAGAGGGAACAGGATGTGAAAAGTACCAGTGGCTGGAAGGAGCATGGctcctctgatttctttcctgGCAGCCATATTCCTACCTTGCCCAGAAATAATTACCAAaaaatgtcagaaagaaaaatccaGCATACCAATTGGAAGTTCGCCtgatgaaaaataagaatttaccGGCCTGAGGTTCTCAGGAAAACAGGCAATACATTTAAAAGTTAGCAGGGTGCTTCCCTCTTCGATGTACTTGTGATGGGACAAGATAAGTTTACATGTGCAGATGAGAAACAAAGGAGGAAATAGGTAGAAGCTTGAACTTTGTAATGAAGAAATGTTGAGACACATAAGGGAATGTTACACCCCTTGCTACGGTGGGGCAGTGACATTGGCCGTGATGGAGTGGCAGATGAGGGAGGGGGACTCTGAGGAAGAGATAGCAAAGTGCTTGGGCAATTATCAGTGTGCTTGATCTCATTGTCATTTTTACTTACCAATAAACATGATCCTGGGGACATACTGGCCATCCGGAGAAAGGTGTTTGTCAGTTGTTTCatactaagatttaaaaaaaagacagttttagCTTGTCTGTTCTTCAGGTACTGTCAAACAGAAATATGTCTTCTACTGGGGGAGACATCTTGAAATACTGTAAGGCATCTCTCTTCCCCAGAGAGTTGATAATACAGATGAGGAGGTGAGTTACacacatgaaataataaataagatagaGCCAAACGCAGTGCGGAACCTGAGGTAGAGAGCTGAAGGAACATGAGCAAAAAAATTCAAGAAGGGAGAATAAAGAGGGAGTTCCAGTTATGTGGGGAAGACATCTTGgatgagagagatgggggaaatagAGTAGTGAAAAAAACAGGTCAGTTTTGGAAAATTACAGAAACAAACACGCTTGTCTGTGGCACTCATCTTTAAGGAACATCGGTCAGCTGAGAGACACAGGTAGAAAAAGGAATACCAAGGATCCACTTGGTGTGGTATTATGGAGGCCATGCAGGTGCGATGGGTGACCAAAGCAGGGCATTTAACCCTTTATATAAATTGGACTAAGACTTAGGGAGggagaagtcttaaaaaaaataaataggacgggacatctgggtggctcagttggttgagcggctgcctttggctcaggtcatgatcccagtgtcctgggattgagtcctgcattgggctcctcgctccacagggagcctgcctctccctctgcctctgcctgccactctgcctgacagtgctctctctcactctaacaaataaataaataaaattaaaaatagataaatgagtaGGAGTCAGGTACATGGAACACAAGGTTACTCCAGGCAATGGGAAGAGTTTGTCCAAAGGTAGAGGAGAGGCACAGCACTTTCTGGTAGGACTGTGTGTTTTGGGAGGATTCAAATACAGAGGACACAGGAGGCAGTGGTGAGAGAAGATGCTAGAAAGCTCCTTTTGGGGTTGGCTCGTGAGAGGTCTTGCACACCATGCCAGTTTTTGCCTGTGTTCATAAATAGATCAGAACCCCTGGAGGGATTTAGAAGTACCATGATCCCAGTTTGGTTTTTAGAGTCATTACCCTGAAGGCTATGTGGGATTAGCTAGGATTTATTTTGTAGGCAGGGAGCCATTTAGTAATACTGTAGTGAcctaggcagagggagaaattctTACACTAAACAGTGGTCCTCACTTTATAGGGAAGTGGCCTACAgcaaaaatatttagaagttaGAACGACAGGGTTTCTTGACTGCTGTGGGGGTGTAAGAGTGGAATCTCGAATGAAACGTTCAGTGAAACACGGACTAATGAAAGAAGAGCTGTTGGAAAATCCCGCACCAAGCTGATAAATCCAGCACTGAGCACATTGAGTTTAAGCTAATAATGCAAAATGTGGACCACAACTGCACACACAAGTTGGAACTTGTTGCCTGTTTGGGTAAGATTTGGCAATTACCAGTGCGTGGGCATTGATTAAAGGCAGATGTAGATGAAGTTGTccacaaagaatataaaacattaaaaagaatataaaatattaggaAGAGAAGCGGGCAGAGATTCACCAAGTCACTAATATTAAAAggtagaaagaggaggagaagcctGTGGAAGGTGAGGAAGAACGACTGCTGTGAATGTTCTTTGAAGAAGCCAAGTTTGTCAGCTTGCGAAGagggaggggggggagagagagagagagagggagagtgaaagaagCGGGTGgaaggggggaggaagggcaggagaggACCTAGGGTTAGGGAGAGTGGTTTTGTGAGTTGTTGGTTGTTACTAGTTTCCCTTTGGAAGAAAGGTGGAACCGTTCGCATGTGAATAGAAAGACCTTGCGGACTGAAAGCTTGGCCAACAGCAAGGGTGTTGATGGCAAAGTAAGGTGGGAATGAGTGAGGCTAAAGCTGGTGCTTTAGACAGCTGGGGACCTGTCACTCCCCAGGAGAGAAGAGCTGAGGACtaagaaggggggggggcagagcaTCAGGACTGCAGGGAAGAGGGCACAGGACGAGATCTGCAAGGAGACCTTGCATTTTTACAGCAACAGAGAAAATCCTGACCACAAGAGCATATTTTTCAGACAGCCTGGAATTGTTAATTACTGAATAAAAGCACAGCCAGGCAAGATAGATGATGAGTAAAAtatctcttttttctctgtcatctgtgaaatgagctCTCCGGAACAGCCCCCAGTCAGTGCAGTATGACTAACGTGCATAGGAAACCTGAGTCATCCATTTCACATAATGAGCCGTGGAGAAATGTCTGTGATGACGAAAACTGAACTTACAACTAGATTGAGGAGGACAAACTGCTCTGCCAACTTctggatttctttattttcagcaaacACTTTCTTTAAAGCTAGAATAGACCAAAGAATCAGTAAATATCCATCTCGTCGCTGGTTGAAACTGTTGCTCTCTGTTATATCTTAAGCTGAACTGTATTTTCAATATAATATCCAACTTTGCCTTTTTAGCAATCAATTAGTGAAGTAATATCTAGTCCATTCACTACCTTTGATGCTtgccattcactcattcattctttcatccattcattcattcatccatttttttcccccaacctaTATTTATTGCTCGTCATGTGGTACAAActgttttatggaaaaaaaaaaaaaagaagaagaaaaaagaaaataatttgttgtCTTCCTAAAGCTCAAATGCTTCTGTGGGAAacagaccaaaaataaataaacaaatacatatctAATAACTTCAGTTGGAGATATGTATTtcgaagaaaaataaagcaaggcaaGAGGTTTAAGAGCTCTAGACTGTTTCAGGCAGAGCTCTCGGAGGAGGTGACATCAAAGGAGAGAATGACATCAAAGGAGAGAATGATCCATTAGAAGATTTTGGGGGTCTGTTGTGCTGGGCAGAGGAGGCCGCAGGAGCAGTGGCCAGGAGGCAGGAATGAGCTTGGAGGAAACTGCACAAAGGCCAGGCTAGAGGGAGTAGAGAAAACACAAAGGCAGCGTAGGAAGGAAAGCAAAGATAGCCAGGGGCCAGGTTATGTCCAGCCTTGCAGGCCATGATCAGGAATTCAGATTTCGTTTACTTGTGATAAGAAGCCACTTGAACACATGAGCGAAAGGGTCTGATTTATGTTTAACCGCCTCAGTCTGGCTTCAGTGTGGAGAGCTGAGTGTGGGCTGATTAGTTAGGTGGCTGATACAGTATTCTAGACCAGATGGAATCTTGGCTTGGATCAGGGCAGTAGAAAGGAGTCAGTAAGAAGTGGCTGGATCCGGGGCTGGACCTACACGATACACGGATCCCAGGACAAAACacaattatggggcacctgggtggctcagtgggttaaaccctctgctttcagctcaggtcatgttcccagggtcctgggatcaagccctacatggggctttctgcttagcaggaagtcagcttccctctctctctctctctctctgcccgcctttctgcctacttgtgatctctgtcaaataaataaataaaatcttaaaaaaaaaaacccacaattatgGAGCCCCTTATTAAAAAATTCTACAAGTATTAAGACAGCAACAACCAGAGATTTAAATCCAGCACAAAAACCTTCCAGGCCCCCCGCCTTGTGTGAACACACAGTTTGCACATCCTTCAAGCTGGGGCTGGCTTCTGGGTATATTTGGGAGGTAAAGCAGTATATTTGGGAGGTGTTTGCTAGCATAGTAGATATGGGTTACAAGAGAAAGCAAGAAGTCAGGATGAATCCTAgagtttgcttttttccccccttcaaaaTGTGCACCACTGGTTAGCACAAAGTATGGAAATATTTGAAGTTACTTTAAAATACGTTTTTCTTACATATAAATACTGTCTTATTTAACTGTGCCAGGCGCTAAGGATAAAAAGATGAGTGACGTGAGCCTGTCCCTAAAGCTAAAAGCCGATAAAGGAAATTATATTTAGAATAGTAAATTACCTTGACTGTGTGGGCATTCATCCAAGTGATGAATAATCATTATGGGTTTGTTGCTGTAAGAGACCAAAGAGAGATTGGGTCATTTTTAATGAGCAGGATTTCTTGTATAGCAACGTGCCACTAGAGGGTGCTCTTGTGAGCTCGGAGAGAACTCTGTAACCTGTATCTTTACCTTGTCTTGGATTTGTACAAAGCTTCTTCGTAAGTCTGAGTCCAGATGAGCTGATCACCCCAACCTAGAGCAAAACGAATGGGTGTATTTAAAACTATTATAATTTCTGACTAAAgctgttgaaaagcagtggtaaAGTCTGGaataaatatatactgaataCCAATCAGATGCAAAACCCTCTAAAGAAAGTCAAAACAATGATCAACTTTGATAAATttagttcaaaaatatttttcggCACCAAGCCTCAGGTTCTCAATGAAGGGGCACTGAAAGCTGACTGGAAGCGGACTCCTACCTCTGGAGAGGGTCTGGGGCAGTTTGGGTCCAGAGTCCTTG encodes the following:
- the AGR2 gene encoding anterior gradient protein 2 homolog, whose product is MEKISVSAFLLLVALSYTLAKDITAKSGAKKDTKDSGPKLPQTLSRGWGDQLIWTQTYEEALYKSKTSNKPIMIIHHLDECPHSQALKKVFAENKEIQKLAEQFVLLNLVYETTDKHLSPDGQYVPRIMFIDPSLTVRADITGRYSNRLYAYEPSDTALLLDNMKKALKLLKTEL